The nucleotide sequence AGCGTTTTTTACTATCATAAGAATGTAAATAGGTCAAAGCCTTCTAATAGTATCAATCAAATAGCACTGCCTTTTAGCAGCTTAGGTTTGATAATTGGGGTCAGGAAAATTTTATAAATATTCCTACAATACTTTTCAGATAACCGCATGTTCATTTGTTTATAGCAGCAAATGCAATCCCGAAAAAGAAAGAATTTATAGTCATGCTTAACCAAACAACCTCATCACCAAAGTAGGAACTGTTTTGAATTATAGCCGCCGCTTTAACAAATCCCAAATCCACAATCCCCCTCACTCAAATGTTAATATATTTCGCAATTGCAATTTACAATCGTGTCCTTAACTTCGCAGCCCGAAAACGTACATGCAGTTACTCACTAACAGATCGAAAGTAGTTGTCAATAAAAAGATGTCCCTGATGGAACGTCTTTATTTGCCTGCCATCATTAAAGGCATGTTCATTACCTTCAGTCATTTATTTAAAAAAGCAGCAACGGTTAAGTATCCCGAACAGCAGCGTGCATTTGCCCCTGTATATAGAGGCATGCATGTATTGAAACGTGATGAGCTAGGCCGCGAAAACTGTACTGCCTGTGGCCTTTGTGCCGTTGCTTGTCCTGCCGAAGCCATCACTATGACAGCCGCCGAAAGAAAGCCTGGAGAAGAAATGCTATTCCGCGAAGAGAAATATGCTGCTATATATGAAATCAATATGTTGCGTTGCATTTTTTGCGGGCTCTGCGAAGAGGCCTGCCCCAAAGAAGCCATCTTCCTCACCGATAGAATTACCCCACCCGAATACAACCGCGAAACCTTTATATACGGTAAAGATAAATTAGTGGAGCCCCTTGCCCTTGAGCAAAGGATAGACGTAACCAAAAGACAAGAATTCACCCGAGATTAATACATGAGCCAATACCTGTTTTATTTCCTTGCATTCGTTTCTATTTTCTCTGCCCTGTTGGTAGTGACTGCAAAGAACCCCATTCACAGTGTATTATTTCTCATCGTCACTTTTTTTGCTATTGCAGGTCAATATATTATACTTAACGCACAATTCTTGGCCATCGTGCATATCATCGTATATGCTGGTGCCATCATGGTATTATTCTTATTTGTATTGATGTTGTTGAATTTGAATAAAGAATCGGAGCCCGTAAAAAGTAATATGATGAAAGGCATAGGCGTTGTATCAGGGTGCTTATTGGCTTTGGTATTGGTGGCCGCTTTGCACAAATCGACCATGTCGCCAGCACTGGGTTTACCTAATGATGAAATAGGATTGGTGGGCAACTTGGGCAAGGTACTTTTTAAAGATTATGTAGTTCCATTTGAAATATCCTCACTGTTATTTTTATCAGCTATGATAGGAGCAGTAATGCTTGGCAAACGTGAATCGAAAGCAGAACCCGTTATATAAAACTAAGAAATTGAGTATACCTATAGAACATTATATATTATTAAGCTCCATACTTTTTTGCATTGGGGTAATGGGCGTTCTGCTTAGGCGAAATGCCATTATATTATTAATGTGTGTGGAGTTGATGTTGAACTCTGTGAATTTATTGATGGCCGCATTCAGCACCTATCATGGCGATGCAGCAGGGCAAATATTTGTATTCTTTATTATGGTGGTGGCTGCAGCCGAAGTTGCTGTGGGATTGGCGTTGCTTGTAATGATATACCGCAATTTCAAAACCACCGATATTAACCTCTTTAACAAACTTAAATGGTAAATGGCTGATTTAGTTTACCTCATACCTCTGTTGCCTTTTTTAGGTTTTGTCATCAACGGTTTGGTGGGCAAAAGTTTACCCAAACCCGTGGTTGCCATTATAGCCTGTGGCACCGTTTTAGGCTCATTTATTCTTTCTATACTTTGCTTCAAACAAGTAATTGATACAGGTGCTTTCACCGCAGTATTATATGATTGGATTGCTGTAGGAAATACGCATATACAAATTGCTTTTCAAATAGACCAGTTGAGCACTTTGATGATGCTTATTATAACAGGTATTGGATTTTTGATACACATGTATTCCGATGGATATATGCACGATGATGATGGCTTCCACAGATTTTTCGCCTACCTCAATTTATTTATTTTCTCCATGCTATTATTAGTAATGGGAAGTAACTATATGCTCATGTTCTTTGGTTGGGAAGGTGTAGGACTTTGCTCTTATTTGCTTATAGGGTTTTGGTACAAAAACAAAGAATTTGGTGTAGCAGCACGCAAAGCTTTTATCATGAACCGTATTGGTGATTTGGGATTACTGCTTGGAATCTTTATGATATTCAATTCTTTTGGTAGTATAGAATATGCTGATGTCTTTAAAAATGCATCTGCACATAGTGATGCCACAAATCTAATTTGTATATTATTATTTATTGGAGCCATGGGTAAGTCGGCACAGATACCTTTATATACATGGTTGCCCGATGCGATGGCCGGCCCAACGCCCGTTTCAGCACTCATACATGCCGCCACAATGGTTACTGCGGGTATATATTTGGTGGTGCGTAGTAATGCATTATTTGCCATCTCGCCTTCTGCATCCGAATTGATGATGTATATAGGTTTGGCCACTGCGATGATAGCAGGAACAATCGGACTAAAACAAAACGATATTAAAAAAGTATTGGCTTATAGTACCGTTAGTCAGTTGGGATTTATGTTTGTGGCATTGGGTGTGGGTGCATATACTACGGCCATGTTCCATGTATTAACGCATGCGTTCTTTAAAGCATTATTATTCTTAGGCTCGGGCTCTGTAATACATGGCATGGGCGGCGAACAAGACATCCGCAAAATGGGTGGCTTATCAAAAGCATTACCTATCACACATATCACTTTTTTAATTGGAACATTAGCTATTGCAGGTGTTCCATTCTTCTCAGGATTTTTCAGTAAAGACGAAATATTGGCGATGACACATGGTCATTCTGATATCGTGTTTGCCTTGTTAGCTATAACAGCAGTGATTACTGCAGTATATATGTTCCGTTTATACTTTTTGGTTTTCCGTGGCAACTTTAGAGGTACGCACCATCAAAAAGAACATTTGCACGAAAGCCCAATCAGTATGACTTTGCCTTTGGTGGTATTGGCTGTACTTTCTGCTGTTGGCGGATTTTTGGGCATGCCAGCATGGATGAGCGACAACCATATACTCAATCATTTTCTGCATCCTATTGTAGCAGGGGCATCACATTTTCATCCAAGCGAATTATTCGAATTTACCGTTCTCGGAGTTTCTATTGTATTGCTTACTATTATCATATTTGCCACACGCAATTATTATATAACAAAATCTATTATTCCCGAATCGGATGAAAAAGAAGAAGGTATTGCAAAAGTATTATCACACAAATATTATATCGATGAATTATATAATACTTTGTTTGTAAAACCTATCGAAGCACTTTCTGTATTCCTTCACAAAGTGGTCGACAATCAAATAGTGGATGGCATAGTAAACGGTATAGCATGGTGTGTGAAACAAAGTTCAAATCTCTTCAGACTATTGCAGGACGGCAAACTTGAGTGGTATATGATAGGAATGGTAGCAGGCGTTTTATTAATATTAGCTTTAAACTTTTTAATATAAAATGGCAGTACTACTTATATTTATACCGCTATTCGCATCATTGCTGTTTTTGTTTATCAAAGGCAGTATGGGAAAGACTTTGGCACTAACTGTTTCTGTTTTAAATCTTATATTTAGTATCTATTTACTTTCGAGTTTTGATGCACAAAGCGACGAAGGTTTTCAATTTGCATTCGACCAACCTTGGGTAGAAAGTTTGGGCATCTCATTTTGTGGCGGCCTTGATGGGATATCATTATTAATGATTTTGCTTACCAATTTATTAATACCAATTATATTACTTTCATCATGGGGCAAAACTCCTGAATATCCTGCTGCTTTTTATGGTTTGGTATTATTGATGCAAGCCGGATTGAATGGTGTGTTCATGGCTACGGATGGTTTGTTATTTTATGTATTCTGGGAACTCACTTTAATACCTATATGGTTTATATGTGCATACTGGGGAGGTGAAAATCGCATACCTGTAACCATCAAATTCTTTATATATACTTTTGCAGGTAGCTTGTTTATGTTGGTGGGTTTAATATATTTATATCTGAACACACCGGGCTATCATAACTTTACTTGGGAAGCTCTACAAATGGGGGCTCGCAGCCTTGATGCCGCTGGACAACAAATAGTATTCTGGCTCATCTTTGCAGCCTTCGCAGTTAAAATTCCGATATTCCCATTCCATACTTGGCAGCCTGAAACCTATACGGTTTCTCCAGCACCGGGCACGATGTTATTATCAGGAATTATGCTCAAAATGGGTATATATGGTGTCATACGTTGGCTCCTCCCTTTCGCTCCTGATATGGTTCCCGCAGGATTCAATTTCCCTATTATATTATGTATTATAGGAATAGTTTATGGTGGTTGGATTGCAATCAAACAAACTGATATGAAAAAAATTGCAGCCTATTCTTCCCTATCGCATGTGGGATTAATTGCTGCGGGTGTATTTACTTTAACCATCGACGGTTTGCAAGGTGCTGTTATACAAATGGTGAATCACGGTATTAATATCGTAGGATTATTTATAGCTATTGAATTGATAGAAAGAAGAACAGGAACTCGCGACCTCACCAAGTTGGGCGGCATTGCCAGTAAGGCTCCCAAGCTTTCAATATTGTTTATGATAATTGTTTTAGGTTCATTAGCCGTGCCACTTACAAACGGTTTTG is from Bacteroidota bacterium and encodes:
- a CDS encoding NADH-quinone oxidoreductase subunit I; this translates as MQLLTNRSKVVVNKKMSLMERLYLPAIIKGMFITFSHLFKKAATVKYPEQQRAFAPVYRGMHVLKRDELGRENCTACGLCAVACPAEAITMTAAERKPGEEMLFREEKYAAIYEINMLRCIFCGLCEEACPKEAIFLTDRITPPEYNRETFIYGKDKLVEPLALEQRIDVTKRQEFTRD
- a CDS encoding NADH-quinone oxidoreductase subunit J; the protein is MSQYLFYFLAFVSIFSALLVVTAKNPIHSVLFLIVTFFAIAGQYIILNAQFLAIVHIIVYAGAIMVLFLFVLMLLNLNKESEPVKSNMMKGIGVVSGCLLALVLVAALHKSTMSPALGLPNDEIGLVGNLGKVLFKDYVVPFEISSLLFLSAMIGAVMLGKRESKAEPVI
- the nuoK gene encoding NADH-quinone oxidoreductase subunit NuoK; translation: MSIPIEHYILLSSILFCIGVMGVLLRRNAIILLMCVELMLNSVNLLMAAFSTYHGDAAGQIFVFFIMVVAAAEVAVGLALLVMIYRNFKTTDINLFNKLKW
- the nuoL gene encoding NADH-quinone oxidoreductase subunit L; protein product: MADLVYLIPLLPFLGFVINGLVGKSLPKPVVAIIACGTVLGSFILSILCFKQVIDTGAFTAVLYDWIAVGNTHIQIAFQIDQLSTLMMLIITGIGFLIHMYSDGYMHDDDGFHRFFAYLNLFIFSMLLLVMGSNYMLMFFGWEGVGLCSYLLIGFWYKNKEFGVAARKAFIMNRIGDLGLLLGIFMIFNSFGSIEYADVFKNASAHSDATNLICILLFIGAMGKSAQIPLYTWLPDAMAGPTPVSALIHAATMVTAGIYLVVRSNALFAISPSASELMMYIGLATAMIAGTIGLKQNDIKKVLAYSTVSQLGFMFVALGVGAYTTAMFHVLTHAFFKALLFLGSGSVIHGMGGEQDIRKMGGLSKALPITHITFLIGTLAIAGVPFFSGFFSKDEILAMTHGHSDIVFALLAITAVITAVYMFRLYFLVFRGNFRGTHHQKEHLHESPISMTLPLVVLAVLSAVGGFLGMPAWMSDNHILNHFLHPIVAGASHFHPSELFEFTVLGVSIVLLTIIIFATRNYYITKSIIPESDEKEEGIAKVLSHKYYIDELYNTLFVKPIEALSVFLHKVVDNQIVDGIVNGIAWCVKQSSNLFRLLQDGKLEWYMIGMVAGVLLILALNFLI
- a CDS encoding NADH-quinone oxidoreductase subunit M; protein product: MAVLLIFIPLFASLLFLFIKGSMGKTLALTVSVLNLIFSIYLLSSFDAQSDEGFQFAFDQPWVESLGISFCGGLDGISLLMILLTNLLIPIILLSSWGKTPEYPAAFYGLVLLMQAGLNGVFMATDGLLFYVFWELTLIPIWFICAYWGGENRIPVTIKFFIYTFAGSLFMLVGLIYLYLNTPGYHNFTWEALQMGARSLDAAGQQIVFWLIFAAFAVKIPIFPFHTWQPETYTVSPAPGTMLLSGIMLKMGIYGVIRWLLPFAPDMVPAGFNFPIILCIIGIVYGGWIAIKQTDMKKIAAYSSLSHVGLIAAGVFTLTIDGLQGAVIQMVNHGINIVGLFIAIELIERRTGTRDLTKLGGIASKAPKLSILFMIIVLGSLAVPLTNGFVGEFLLLKSLYSINIYMAAIAGLTVIFCAVYMLRLYNLAIFGEVTSYTANIKDINSRETIILSLIALLVIILGVYPQPIFDISKQAIETFQTTMTLK